The Dioscorea cayenensis subsp. rotundata cultivar TDr96_F1 chromosome 7, TDr96_F1_v2_PseudoChromosome.rev07_lg8_w22 25.fasta, whole genome shotgun sequence genome includes a region encoding these proteins:
- the LOC120265769 gene encoding EPIDERMAL PATTERNING FACTOR-like protein 5, which translates to MWMELRSESRKQASLHQKIALIIFCISLFFISVSALLVQTDISRLRTGSQIQRWSNEVGLGRRRLGGPGSHPPRCAAKCGSCAPCLAVHVTVPPGTPTPAEYYPEAWRCKCGNRYYMPWLNHSN; encoded by the exons ATGTGGATGGAGTTGAGAAGTGAAAGCAGGAAACAAGCTTCACTTCATCAAAAGATTGCTCTAATTATTTTCTgcatttctcttttcttcatttctGTTTCTGCTCTTCTAGTTCAAACTG ATATTTCAAGATTGAGAACTGGTTCACAAATTCAG AGATGGAGTAATGAAGTGGGTTTGGGCCGAAGAAGGCTTGGTGGGCCGGGCTCACACCCGCCACGTTGCGCAGCTAAGTGCGGCAGCTGTGCCCCTTGCCTCGCCGTGCACGTGACCGTGCCGCCGGGCACGCCCACCCCCGCCGAGTACTACCCGGAAGCCTGGCGTTGCAAGTGCGGCAACCGTTACTACATGCCTTGGCTTAACCATTCCAATTAa
- the LOC120265708 gene encoding uncharacterized protein LOC120265708: protein MANGLRARKRVRAPCRAPDGSAYQKCERCGVSVPIVLLDMHDCGQKRAKRDSSSLGISLQPRSPFRFFMESFEKTFKTINVLKIEQEGFNQWINMSQEERSPYIIKAEEINSIYHKMLLKEGRVISKADDEADSATVGKFDPRFRDSLNYDDLDEFKSFESDDWYIGDSWSS from the exons ATGGCGAATGGTCTGAGAGCTCGGAAGAGGGTTCGAGCTCCTTGTCGAGCTCCAGATGGAAGCGCCTATCAAAAATG TGAGCGATGTGGTGTTTCAGTTCCGATTGTTCTCCTGGACATGCATGATTGCGGGCAAAAGAGAGCCAAACGTGATTCTTCAAGTTTGGGCATTTCTCTTCAGCCGAGATCTCCTTTCCGCTTCTTCAT GGAGAGCTTTGAGAAAACATTCAAGACCATAAATGTATTAAAGATTGAACAAGAAGGATTCAATCAGTGGATTAATATGTCACAAGAG GAGAGGAGTCCTTATATTATCAAAGCTGAGGAGATAAATTCAATTTATCACAAAATGTTGCTAAAAGAGGGGCGTGTCATATCAAAG gCTGATGATGAAGCTGATTCAGCAACGGTGGGGAAGTTTGATCCG CGATTTAGAGACTCACTGAATTACGATGACCTCGATGAATTCAAGAGCTTTGAAAGTGATGATTG GTACATTGGGGATTCATGGTCTTCTTGA